One segment of Fuscovulum ytuae DNA contains the following:
- the rsfS gene encoding ribosome silencing factor — MLPLLERPAPGPARRATQEDDVLSHSDPATGLPVGPRAPRMSETATATAPAYTSEEILAAVLKSVDDDKAEDIVQIDLRGRSDVADYMVICSGRSSRQVAAISEKLVDRLKQDFRLHTKMEGKETGDWVLIDTGDVIVHVFRPEVREFYQLEKMWLPGSAHRGA, encoded by the coding sequence ATGCTACCTTTGCTTGAACGCCCCGCGCCGGGGCCTGCACGGCGCGCAACCCAGGAGGACGATGTCCTGTCTCATTCTGACCCAGCGACCGGCCTGCCGGTCGGCCCGAGGGCCCCGCGCATGAGCGAGACGGCCACGGCAACCGCCCCCGCCTATACGTCCGAAGAAATCCTCGCCGCCGTCCTGAAATCCGTCGACGACGACAAGGCCGAAGATATCGTGCAGATTGATCTGCGCGGCCGTTCGGATGTGGCCGATTACATGGTCATCTGCTCGGGCCGTTCGTCCCGCCAGGTCGCCGCCATCTCGGAAAAGCTGGTCGATCGCCTGAAACAGGATTTCCGCCTCCACACCAAGATGGAAGGCAAGGAAACCGGCGATTGGGTGCTGATCGACACGGGCGATGTGATCGTCCATGTCTTCCGCCCCGAAGTGCGCGAATTCTACCAGCTTGAAAAGATGTGGCTGCCGGGAAGCGCGCATCGCGGGGCCTGA
- the rlmH gene encoding 23S rRNA (pseudouridine(1915)-N(3))-methyltransferase RlmH, translating to MRLHICAMGRIRADQPERAILEDYQMRFNRTGKPLALGPLTEIEVEDKKGGGMEAEAELLLKAVPAGSLLVTLDERGRVLSSPEFATQIARWRDEGRQDVAFVIGGADGLAPGLRDRAAFSISFGRMVWPHMLVRAMLAEQLYRAATILAGSPYHRA from the coding sequence ATGCGCCTGCACATCTGCGCCATGGGCCGCATCCGGGCCGATCAGCCCGAACGCGCCATCCTCGAAGACTATCAGATGCGGTTCAACCGCACCGGCAAACCGCTTGCCCTCGGTCCGCTGACGGAAATCGAAGTCGAGGACAAGAAGGGCGGCGGGATGGAAGCAGAGGCCGAACTTCTGCTCAAGGCCGTCCCCGCCGGATCGCTTCTCGTGACCCTCGATGAACGGGGGCGCGTCCTCTCCTCCCCTGAATTCGCCACCCAGATCGCCCGCTGGCGCGACGAAGGGCGGCAGGACGTGGCCTTCGTGATTGGCGGGGCCGATGGCCTTGCGCCGGGCCTGCGCGACCGCGCGGCTTTCTCGATCAGCTTCGGGCGCATGGTCTGGCCGCACATGCTTGTGCGCGCGATGCTGGCCGAACAGCTTTACCGCGCCGCCACCATCCTTGCGGGCAGCCCCTACCACCGCGCCTGA
- the gpmI gene encoding 2,3-bisphosphoglycerate-independent phosphoglycerate mutase, producing the protein MTVPKPVVLCILDGWGLSDRTEGNAPAQANVPTFNRLWSTCPHATLITHGPDVGLPSGQMGNSEVGHTNIGAGRVVAMDLGAIDLAVEDGSFATNAALQAFIATLKSTGGAAHLMGVASDGGVHGHITHVLAACRAITAAGVPVWLHAITDGRDVAPSSAAGFIADLAARLPVGARIATVIGRYWAMDRDTRWDRVARAYAAMIHAQGEPAPDAETAVAQSYAKGETDEFIAPTVIANYSGARDGDGFFCLNFRADRAREILSAIGDPAFTAFDTAPRPAFAARLGMVEYSDAHNAYMTTAFPKRVLVNTLGEWVAAQGRRQFRLAETEKYPHVTFFLNGGRETPFAGEDRTMPKSPKVATYDLQPEMSAPEVGTRLVEAIRAGYDLIVVNFANPDMVGHTGDLAAAIAACEAVDQALGDAVAALADRGGAMIVTADHGNCEQMIDPLTGGPHTAHTTNPVPVILYGGPEGATLRDGRLADLAPTLLALMGLPQPVEMTGQSLLT; encoded by the coding sequence ATGACCGTTCCGAAACCCGTCGTCCTTTGCATCCTTGATGGCTGGGGCCTGTCGGACCGGACCGAAGGCAATGCCCCCGCGCAGGCCAATGTGCCGACCTTCAACCGCCTCTGGTCCACCTGCCCGCATGCCACGCTCATCACCCATGGCCCGGATGTGGGCCTGCCATCGGGCCAGATGGGGAATTCCGAGGTGGGCCATACCAATATCGGCGCGGGCCGCGTCGTGGCCATGGACCTTGGCGCCATCGACCTCGCGGTGGAAGACGGCTCCTTTGCCACCAATGCCGCGCTACAGGCCTTCATCGCCACGCTGAAATCTACCGGCGGGGCGGCGCATCTGATGGGCGTGGCCTCCGATGGCGGGGTGCATGGCCATATCACCCACGTCCTCGCCGCCTGCCGCGCGATCACTGCCGCAGGCGTGCCCGTCTGGCTCCATGCCATCACCGATGGCCGCGACGTGGCCCCCTCGTCTGCAGCGGGCTTCATTGCCGACCTTGCCGCCCGCCTGCCCGTAGGTGCGCGCATCGCCACCGTGATCGGCCGCTACTGGGCGATGGACCGCGACACCCGCTGGGACCGCGTCGCGCGTGCCTATGCCGCCATGATCCACGCGCAGGGCGAACCTGCCCCCGATGCCGAAACCGCCGTCGCCCAATCCTATGCCAAGGGCGAAACGGACGAATTCATCGCCCCCACCGTTATCGCCAATTACTCCGGCGCGCGCGACGGCGACGGGTTCTTCTGCCTCAACTTCCGCGCCGACCGCGCGCGGGAAATCCTCTCGGCCATCGGCGACCCGGCCTTCACCGCCTTTGACACCGCCCCCCGCCCCGCCTTTGCGGCGCGTCTCGGGATGGTCGAATATTCCGACGCCCATAACGCCTATATGACCACGGCCTTCCCCAAACGCGTGCTGGTCAATACCCTTGGCGAATGGGTGGCCGCGCAAGGCCGCCGTCAATTCCGGCTCGCGGAAACCGAAAAATACCCCCATGTCACCTTCTTTCTGAATGGCGGGCGCGAAACCCCCTTCGCGGGCGAAGACCGCACCATGCCGAAATCCCCCAAGGTCGCCACCTATGACCTGCAACCGGAAATGAGCGCGCCAGAAGTCGGCACCCGTCTGGTCGAGGCAATCCGCGCCGGATACGACCTGATCGTGGTGAACTTCGCCAACCCAGACATGGTCGGCCATACCGGCGATCTTGCTGCCGCCATCGCAGCCTGCGAGGCGGTAGATCAAGCCTTGGGTGATGCGGTCGCAGCGCTTGCCGACAGGGGCGGCGCGATGATCGTCACCGCCGACCATGGCAATTGCGAACAGATGATCGACCCGCTGACGGGTGGCCCCCACACCGCCCATACCACCAACCCTGTCCCCGTGATCCTTTATGGCGGCCCCGAAGGCGCAACCCTACGCGACGGACGACTGGCCGACCTTGCCCCCACCCTGCTTGCGCTGATGGGCCTGCCGCAACCGGTGGAAATGACGGGGCAAAGCCTGCTCACATGA
- a CDS encoding murein hydrolase activator EnvC family protein: MLRAAALTLALTTAPAVAQSVAEQAAQASADLQAAVAALQAAEGARDRVAALTETIRAYETGLGALREALRQASLRETALTLQFNAQRDRISQLVGVLGQMEAEPGPSLLLHPTGALGTVRSGMILADVTPALQAEAARLRAELQELRDLRDLQLASGQTLAAGLSAAQEARTALSQAISDRTDLPRRFTEDPDALRGLLESADTLQAFAEGLAPDDSDTEDFAAAQGRLPWPVLGSILLRPDEADAAGIRRPGLTLSTRPRALVTAPWPATIRYRGPLLDYGNVMILEPGGGYLLILAGLDTVYGEVGEVVAQSAPLGLMGGNEPALADILAASEEGGGVRESETLYLELRQGAEPVDPEPWFAEGRD, translated from the coding sequence ATCCTGCGCGCTGCGGCCCTTACCCTTGCCCTCACCACGGCCCCCGCCGTGGCGCAATCCGTGGCCGAACAGGCCGCGCAAGCCTCGGCTGACCTGCAAGCCGCAGTCGCCGCATTGCAAGCCGCCGAAGGCGCACGCGACCGTGTCGCCGCCCTGACCGAAACGATCCGCGCCTATGAAACTGGCCTCGGCGCCCTGCGTGAGGCGCTCCGTCAGGCCTCCTTGCGCGAAACCGCCCTCACACTCCAGTTCAACGCCCAGCGTGACCGCATCTCGCAACTCGTCGGCGTTCTGGGGCAGATGGAGGCCGAACCCGGCCCCTCCCTCCTCCTGCATCCCACCGGGGCGCTTGGCACGGTGCGTTCCGGCATGATCCTTGCCGATGTCACCCCGGCCCTTCAGGCCGAAGCCGCCCGCCTGCGCGCCGAATTGCAGGAACTGCGCGATTTGCGCGATCTGCAACTTGCGTCAGGCCAGACGCTCGCCGCAGGCCTTTCCGCCGCGCAAGAGGCGCGCACGGCCCTGTCGCAGGCCATCTCCGACCGCACCGATCTGCCCCGCCGCTTTACCGAAGACCCCGATGCCCTGCGCGGCCTTCTGGAAAGCGCTGACACGCTTCAGGCCTTCGCCGAAGGCCTCGCCCCCGATGACAGCGATACCGAAGATTTCGCCGCCGCACAGGGTCGCCTGCCTTGGCCTGTCCTCGGTTCCATCCTCCTGCGGCCCGATGAGGCAGATGCCGCAGGCATCCGCCGCCCCGGCCTGACCCTTTCGACTCGCCCCCGCGCCCTTGTCACCGCGCCATGGCCCGCCACCATCCGCTATCGCGGCCCGCTGCTGGACTACGGAAATGTGATGATCCTCGAACCCGGCGGGGGCTATCTTCTGATCCTAGCCGGGCTGGATACCGTCTATGGCGAAGTGGGAGAGGTGGTCGCACAGTCTGCGCCCCTCGGTCTCATGGGCGGGAACGAGCCCGCGCTTGCAGACATCCTCGCCGCGTCGGAAGAAGGTGGTGGCGTGCGCGAATCGGAAACGCTTTACTTGGAACTACGGCAGGGAGCCGAGCCGGTGGACCCCGAACCCTGGTTCGCCGAAGGAAGGGATTGA
- a CDS encoding S41 family peptidase, which translates to MKKFVMAALGGTVAGVLITTQVAGPLIAQEAARTENVYEQLDLFGDIFERIRAQYVEEVDSQQLIEAAINGMLTSLDPHSSYLAPDDFDDMRVQTRGEFGGLGIEVTQEEGFVKVVSPMDGTPADAAGIEAGDFITHVNGESVLGLTLDDAVEMMRGPVGSEIIITVVREGVEEPFDVSIIRDTIKVTAVRSRIVGNTPVLRITTFNDQTTPGLEAELQKSLDELGGLDNVDGFVIDLRNNPGGLLTEAISVSDAFLEKGEIVSTRGRDPADGERFNATPGDLAAAKPIVVLINGGSASASEIVAGALQDHRRAIVVGTKSFGKGSVQSVVPLRGDGAMRLTTARYYTPSGRSIQALGVMPDIVVNQPVRPPATEGEEEEQSIARRPQSEADLRGIISNDSMTEDERKQLEEDRARIEETAALRDEDYQLAYAVDILRGLKAVAPSTQP; encoded by the coding sequence ATGAAGAAGTTCGTCATGGCCGCGCTGGGCGGCACGGTGGCCGGGGTGCTGATCACCACACAGGTTGCAGGACCCCTCATCGCGCAAGAGGCCGCACGAACCGAAAACGTCTATGAACAGCTTGATCTGTTCGGCGACATCTTCGAACGCATCCGCGCCCAATATGTCGAAGAGGTCGACAGCCAGCAGCTGATCGAAGCGGCCATCAACGGCATGCTCACCTCGCTTGACCCACATAGCAGCTATCTCGCCCCCGATGATTTCGACGATATGCGGGTGCAGACACGTGGCGAATTCGGCGGTCTGGGGATCGAGGTCACGCAGGAAGAGGGCTTCGTCAAAGTCGTCTCGCCCATGGACGGAACCCCCGCCGATGCCGCCGGGATCGAGGCAGGCGATTTCATCACCCATGTGAATGGCGAAAGCGTCCTTGGCCTGACCCTTGACGATGCCGTCGAAATGATGCGCGGTCCGGTCGGATCGGAAATCATCATCACCGTCGTCCGTGAAGGCGTCGAAGAACCCTTCGACGTCTCGATCATCCGCGATACGATCAAGGTGACGGCGGTCCGCTCGCGCATTGTTGGCAACACACCCGTCCTGCGCATCACCACCTTCAACGACCAGACAACCCCCGGCCTTGAGGCCGAATTGCAAAAGTCCCTTGATGAACTGGGCGGTCTGGACAACGTCGATGGCTTCGTCATCGACCTGCGCAACAACCCCGGCGGCCTCCTGACCGAGGCGATCAGCGTCTCTGACGCCTTCCTCGAGAAAGGCGAAATCGTCTCGACCCGTGGCCGCGATCCCGCGGATGGCGAACGCTTCAACGCCACACCGGGCGATCTGGCCGCCGCCAAGCCCATCGTTGTCCTGATCAACGGCGGCTCCGCCTCGGCCTCTGAAATTGTCGCCGGCGCCTTGCAGGATCACCGCCGCGCCATCGTCGTGGGGACCAAAAGCTTTGGCAAAGGGTCCGTGCAAAGCGTGGTCCCCCTGCGTGGCGACGGCGCGATGCGCCTGACCACCGCGCGCTACTACACGCCCTCGGGCCGTTCGATCCAAGCGCTCGGCGTGATGCCCGATATCGTGGTCAATCAACCCGTTCGCCCCCCGGCAACCGAAGGCGAAGAGGAAGAACAGTCCATCGCCCGCCGCCCGCAATCCGAGGCCGATCTGCGCGGCATCATCTCGAACGACTCCATGACCGAAGATGAACGCAAGCAGTTGGAAGAAGATCGCGCCCGGATCGAGGAAACCGCCGCGCTCCGGGACGAGGATTACCAGCTGGCTTATGCCGTCGACATCCTGCGCGGCCTGAAGGCCGTTGCCCCCTCCACCCAACCCTGA
- a CDS encoding RNA pyrophosphohydrolase, producing MAIDPSTLPYRPCVGVTLINDKGEIFAGQRLDSTVPAWQMPQGGIDDGEKPRAAALRELWEETGVTADLVDFVAKTPDWVTYDLPPELLGKVWGGKYRGQRQKWFLFRFIGTDDQIRIDSDHPEFSRWRWIGAAEMVASIVPFKRKVYEEVVAAFHPHLAP from the coding sequence ATGGCCATCGACCCCAGCACCCTGCCCTACCGCCCCTGCGTCGGCGTCACCCTGATCAATGACAAGGGTGAGATTTTCGCGGGCCAGCGCCTCGATTCCACCGTCCCCGCATGGCAAATGCCGCAGGGGGGAATCGACGATGGCGAAAAGCCCCGCGCCGCCGCGCTGCGCGAGTTATGGGAAGAAACCGGTGTCACCGCTGATCTGGTGGATTTCGTGGCCAAGACCCCCGATTGGGTCACTTATGACCTGCCCCCCGAACTCTTGGGCAAGGTCTGGGGCGGCAAATATCGCGGTCAGCGTCAGAAATGGTTCCTCTTCCGCTTCATCGGAACCGACGATCAGATCCGCATCGACAGCGACCACCCCGAATTTTCCCGCTGGCGCTGGATCGGCGCTGCGGAAATGGTGGCCTCCATCGTCCCCTTCAAGCGCAAGGTCTATGAAGAGGTGGTGGCCGCCTTCCACCCCCACCTCGCGCCCTGA
- a CDS encoding LLM class flavin-dependent oxidoreductase, with amino-acid sequence MQVELGLDTFGDTTLGPDGRLQHHEVVLREVVEQGVLADQVGIHFLGVGEHHRADFSVSAPEIVLAAIAARTERIRLGSAVTVLSSDDPVRVFQRFSTLNAISGGRAEVILGRGSFTESFPLFGYALEDYEQLFEEKLDLFARLVREEEVTWSGETRAPLDRARVYPSLGDGMQVWVGVGGSPESVIRVVRQDLQMMLAIIGGDPRRFKPYVDLYHRAVAQVGGVVRPIGVHSPGHVAETDEAAAEQLWPHYKAMFDRIGAERGWPPVTADRFMGEITQGSLYVGSPETVARKIAATVTALGVTRFDMKYSTGPMPHVHLMESIRLYGEKVIPMVKDMVAEARVAAQ; translated from the coding sequence ATGCAGGTGGAACTGGGTCTGGACACGTTCGGGGATACGACGCTGGGGCCGGATGGGCGGTTGCAGCACCATGAGGTCGTGCTGCGCGAGGTGGTGGAGCAGGGGGTGCTGGCCGATCAGGTGGGCATCCATTTCCTTGGCGTCGGCGAACATCATCGGGCGGATTTTTCCGTCTCGGCCCCAGAGATCGTGCTGGCCGCTATTGCAGCGCGGACGGAACGGATACGCTTGGGATCGGCGGTCACGGTTTTGTCGTCGGATGATCCGGTGCGGGTGTTTCAGCGGTTTTCCACGCTGAACGCGATATCGGGCGGGCGGGCGGAAGTGATCCTTGGGCGCGGGTCGTTTACCGAAAGCTTCCCCTTGTTCGGCTATGCGCTGGAGGATTACGAGCAGCTTTTCGAGGAAAAGCTGGATCTTTTCGCGCGGCTGGTGCGCGAGGAAGAGGTGACGTGGTCGGGCGAGACGCGCGCGCCCTTGGACCGGGCGCGGGTCTATCCGTCGCTGGGCGATGGGATGCAGGTTTGGGTCGGCGTTGGGGGAAGCCCCGAGTCGGTCATCCGGGTGGTGCGGCAAGATTTGCAGATGATGCTGGCGATCATCGGGGGCGATCCGCGGCGGTTCAAACCCTATGTGGACCTCTATCACCGGGCGGTGGCGCAGGTGGGGGGCGTGGTGCGGCCCATCGGAGTGCATTCACCGGGGCATGTGGCCGAGACGGATGAGGCGGCGGCAGAGCAGCTTTGGCCACATTACAAGGCGATGTTTGACCGGATCGGGGCCGAGCGGGGCTGGCCCCCGGTGACGGCGGATCGATTCATGGGGGAGATCACGCAAGGGTCGCTGTATGTCGGCAGCCCGGAGACGGTGGCGCGGAAGATTGCGGCGACGGTGACGGCGCTGGGCGTGACGCGGTTCGACATGAAGTATTCGACCGGGCCGATGCCGCATGTCCATCTGATGGAGAGCATCCGCCTTTATGGCGAGAAGGTCATCCCGATGGTCAAGGACATGGTGGCAGAGGCGCGGGTCGCCGCGCAGTAA
- a CDS encoding SOUL family heme-binding protein, with protein sequence MRWLWLVAVAMMAGQAGAEEMTRKGYERPAFVVEAAEGAREVRAYGPRVVAEVAVRGDRKAAVNTGFGLLAGYIFGGNDGGDKIAMTVPVEQADQGEGVWRVRFTMPAAAVAAGLPVPKDARVVLREMPAARMVVEGFSGMPDSVDMAARADALRAWAEARGLRVEGGPVYSFYDAPWTPAGARLNEVGFVLR encoded by the coding sequence ATGCGGTGGCTGTGGCTGGTGGCGGTGGCGATGATGGCGGGGCAGGCGGGGGCGGAAGAGATGACGCGGAAGGGATATGAACGGCCTGCCTTTGTAGTGGAGGCGGCAGAGGGCGCGCGAGAGGTGCGGGCCTATGGACCCCGCGTTGTGGCCGAGGTGGCGGTGCGGGGAGACCGGAAGGCGGCGGTGAACACCGGGTTCGGGTTGTTGGCGGGGTATATCTTTGGCGGCAACGACGGGGGCGACAAGATCGCCATGACCGTCCCGGTCGAGCAGGCGGATCAGGGCGAAGGGGTGTGGCGGGTGCGGTTCACCATGCCTGCGGCGGCGGTTGCGGCGGGGTTGCCTGTGCCGAAGGATGCGCGGGTTGTGCTGCGCGAGATGCCCGCGGCGCGGATGGTGGTGGAGGGATTTTCGGGCATGCCGGACAGCGTCGATATGGCGGCGCGGGCCGATGCGCTGCGGGCATGGGCCGAGGCGCGGGGGCTGCGGGTGGAAGGCGGGCCGGTTTATTCTTTTTATGATGCGCCATGGACGCCTGCCGGGGCGCGTTTGAACGAGGTGGGTTTCGTTCTGCGCTAA